In Passer domesticus isolate bPasDom1 chromosome 7, bPasDom1.hap1, whole genome shotgun sequence, one genomic interval encodes:
- the LMO4 gene encoding LIM domain transcription factor LMO4 — protein MVNPGGSAQPPPVTAGSLSWKRCAGCGGKIADRFLLYAMDSYWHSRCLKCSCCQAQLGDIGTSCYTKSGMILCRNDYIRLFGNSGACSACGQSIPASELVMRAQGNVYHLKCFTCSTCRNRLVPGDRFHYINGSLFCEHDRPTALINGHLNSLQSNPLLPDQKVC, from the exons ATGGTGAACCCCGGCGGCAGCGCGCAGCCGCCCCCGGTCACGGCGGGCTCCCTCTCCTGGAAGAGGTGCGCCGGCTGCGGGGGGAAGATCGCCGACCGCTTCCTGCTCTACGCCATGGACAGCTACTGGCACAGCCGCTGCCTCaagtgctcctgctgccaggcccAGCTGGGGGACATCGGCACCTCCTGCTACACCAAGAGCGGGATGATTCTCTGCAGAAACGACTACATCAG GTTATTTGGAAATAGTGGTGCTTGCAGTGCCTGTGGACAGTCCATTCCTGCTAGCGAGCTGGTCATGAGGGCACAGGGCAATGTCTATCATCTTAAG TGTTTTACATGCTCTACCTGCCGGAATCGCCTGGTCCCCGGAGATCGGTTTCACTACATCAATGGCAGTTTATTTTGTGAACATGATAGACCTACAGCTCTCATCAATGGCCATTTGAATTCACTTCAGAGTAATCCACTACTGCCAGACCAGAAG GTCTGCTAA